A portion of the Homo sapiens chromosome 16, GRCh38.p14 Primary Assembly genome contains these proteins:
- the MT1M gene encoding metallothionein-1M, translated as MDPNCSCTTGVSCACTGSCTCKECKCTSCKKSCCSCCPVGCAKCAHGCVCKGTLENCSCCA; from the exons ATGGACCCCAACTGCTCCTGCACCACTG GTGTCTCCTGCGCCTGCACCGGCTCCTGCACGTGCAAAGAGTGCAAATGCACCTCCTGCAAGAAGA gctgctgctcctgctgccccGTGGGCTGTGCCAAGTGTGCCCACGGCTGTGTCTGCAAAGGGACGTTGGAGAACTGCAGCTGCTGTGCCTGA
- the MT1A gene encoding metallothionein-1A — translation MDPNCSCATGGSCTCTGSCKCKECKCTSCKKSCCSCCPMSCAKCAQGCICKGASEKCSCCA, via the exons ATGGACCCCAACTGCTCCTGCGCCACTG GTGGCTCCTGCACCTGCACTGGCTCCTGCAAATGCAAAGAGTGCAAATGCACCTCCTGCAAGAAGA gctgctgctcctgctgccccATGAGCTGTGCCAAGTGTGCCCAGGGCTGCATCTGCAAAGGGGCATCAGAGAAGTGCAGCTGCTGTGCCTGA